From the Desulfonispora thiosulfatigenes DSM 11270 genome, one window contains:
- a CDS encoding nucleotide-binding domain-containing protein: MNYYAVVIITIVLCVLLAFLVLKIKNVNKEQTTGGMLVGTGLGLITSSFPSLTDRIFDFGEKFLTNTNTVSSSEVNLISLICGFILILLGIYYNKNIKDRFFVLNILSKDRRLISDRKTVKDLNISDFKLKEHQIDVVRMFNDANNITQSSCKYIVEEIEEKAKNFINQSGDFKKAFTGMFSIPFTILAGTYLSATEIDEYLEYNRNKGKYSSLGLKKWYQKKISYPDLNITTQNTNKQSKEIVVAVSITKNITDEDLVQFRGKDTLNIGLQNPKDNVIELRKQLEDYVKSIIDNIENLKTVYPNLEIVHLVGAIPSCLSIELGRKISLNRNRLPLIMSYHFKFGNTPKYNFGIIVTEKDKGKLIKNRENIGIMYDLSSDFKKFYYNEVVLPKEETNNLREKKKLNIQRLKDGLDEYNTKNNTNYKVAETLEQGSVAMSTVTQNEKNDYDIDVAIVFDDTNLNGLGHRCVKNVIVDRKCNNFKTPPEALTNCVRIVYSDNYHIDFAIYKRIKNDDGSYNYEHAGAEKWNSRNPRAINNWFKDEIKIHGEKLRQAVRLSKMFCKSRSDWKMPGGLIQSVLCDEKILDYDRIDEMFYYTIKEIKNRLENDIEVYNPTDFEQSLLLKESDRDKMNNLANRLKDRLSKLDILFDNNCTFKEAIEAWNEFFKHEFWAYDEENEKRLCSLSETVSLMKSLNISLTEYDDTEEFIENIMPIEDRYLVKLDCKVADYEIENGDIQIKQIIKLSTLRNEGKKIPLNRILEFYLDINKVPYPFQVYWKVKNNGKKAIENNCIRGEIFKIKEEQFDRLIEESSFEGDHYVECYIVKNGVCVAKDRI; encoded by the coding sequence ATGAATTATTACGCAGTTGTGATAATTACCATAGTTTTATGTGTATTATTGGCATTTTTAGTTCTTAAAATTAAGAATGTTAATAAAGAACAAACAACAGGGGGAATGTTGGTTGGAACTGGATTGGGATTAATTACATCTTCATTTCCAAGTTTAACTGATAGAATATTTGACTTCGGAGAAAAATTTTTAACTAATACGAATACAGTAAGTTCAAGTGAAGTAAACCTTATATCTTTAATCTGTGGGTTTATATTAATTTTATTAGGAATATATTACAATAAAAATATTAAAGATAGATTCTTTGTGCTTAATATCCTTAGCAAAGATAGAAGATTAATAAGTGATAGAAAGACTGTTAAAGATCTGAATATATCTGATTTTAAGCTAAAAGAACATCAAATAGATGTAGTAAGAATGTTTAATGATGCAAATAACATAACTCAAAGTTCGTGTAAATATATAGTTGAAGAAATTGAAGAAAAAGCTAAAAATTTTATAAATCAAAGCGGTGATTTCAAAAAAGCTTTTACTGGAATGTTTTCAATACCTTTTACTATTTTAGCAGGTACATATTTATCTGCTACTGAAATCGATGAGTATCTTGAATATAACCGTAACAAAGGTAAATATTCTTCATTGGGGTTAAAGAAGTGGTATCAGAAAAAAATAAGTTATCCAGATTTAAATATAACTACACAAAATACTAATAAACAATCAAAAGAAATTGTAGTAGCAGTATCTATAACTAAAAATATAACTGATGAAGATTTAGTGCAGTTCAGAGGAAAAGATACCTTAAATATAGGATTACAAAATCCAAAAGATAATGTAATTGAGCTTAGAAAACAATTGGAGGATTATGTAAAATCAATAATAGATAATATAGAGAATTTAAAGACAGTATATCCAAACTTAGAGATCGTTCACTTAGTAGGGGCAATTCCAAGTTGTTTATCAATTGAATTAGGTAGAAAAATAAGTCTAAACAGAAACAGGTTGCCATTAATAATGAGTTATCATTTTAAATTTGGGAATACACCTAAATATAATTTTGGGATAATAGTTACAGAAAAAGATAAAGGAAAATTAATAAAAAACAGGGAGAATATAGGAATTATGTATGATTTATCATCAGATTTTAAAAAGTTTTATTATAATGAAGTTGTTCTTCCAAAAGAAGAAACAAACAACCTTAGAGAAAAGAAAAAATTAAATATACAAAGGCTTAAGGATGGTCTTGATGAATATAACACAAAAAATAATACAAACTATAAAGTTGCTGAAACTTTAGAGCAAGGTAGTGTTGCTATGTCTACAGTAACACAAAATGAAAAAAATGATTATGATATTGATGTAGCAATAGTATTTGACGATACTAATTTAAATGGTTTAGGTCATAGATGTGTTAAAAATGTAATAGTAGATAGAAAATGTAATAACTTCAAGACTCCACCAGAGGCACTAACAAATTGCGTTAGAATAGTATATTCAGATAATTACCATATAGACTTTGCAATATACAAAAGAATCAAAAATGATGATGGTAGTTATAATTATGAACATGCAGGTGCAGAAAAATGGAATTCAAGAAATCCCAGGGCAATTAATAATTGGTTTAAAGATGAAATAAAAATTCATGGCGAAAAATTAAGACAAGCAGTAAGACTATCTAAGATGTTTTGTAAATCAAGAAGCGATTGGAAAATGCCAGGGGGACTCATTCAATCAGTACTATGTGATGAGAAGATTCTAGATTATGATAGAATTGATGAAATGTTTTATTACACAATTAAAGAAATTAAAAATAGATTGGAGAATGACATTGAAGTTTATAATCCAACAGATTTTGAACAAAGTTTACTGTTAAAGGAATCAGACAGGGATAAGATGAATAACTTAGCTAATAGACTTAAGGATAGATTGAGTAAGTTAGATATTTTATTTGATAACAATTGTACCTTTAAAGAGGCTATTGAAGCTTGGAACGAATTTTTCAAACATGAATTTTGGGCTTATGATGAAGAAAATGAAAAAAGATTATGTTCTTTATCAGAAACAGTTAGCTTGATGAAATCTTTAAATATATCTTTAACTGAGTATGATGATACGGAAGAATTTATTGAAAATATAATGCCAATTGAAGATAGGTATTTAGTTAAACTAGATTGTAAAGTTGCAGACTATGAAATAGAAAATGGAGATATACAAATAAAACAAATTATAAAATTATCGACATTAAGAAATGAAGGCAAAAAAATTCCATTGAATCGAATACTAGAATTTTATTTAGATATCAATAAAGTTCCCTATCCGTTTCAAGTATACTGGAAAGTAAAAAACAATGGAAAGAAAGCTATAGAAAATAACTGTATCCGAGGTGAAATATTTAAAATTAAAGAAGAACAATTTGATAGATTAATAGAAGAAAGCAGTTTTGAAGGAGATCATTATGTAGAGTGTTATATTGTAAAAAATGGTGTATGTGTAGCTAAAGATAGAATTTAA
- a CDS encoding SHOCT domain-containing protein — MAIAPQISQFVMNRQMVRALDKLDDGKANGSAPVQSFNVPEPFRMFNVELHFDHPYWAVIKCDMDGPRFDNTHPDVNDYLRSYQRSIEELEKLVAAFKAVAFPGAPEQSSGSSTAQQVNKTIAPPADAIEEIKKYKALMEDGIISQQEFDAKKRQLLGI; from the coding sequence ATGGCTATTGCTCCGCAAATCAGCCAGTTTGTGATGAATAGGCAAATGGTCCGAGCACTTGACAAGCTAGATGACGGCAAGGCAAACGGGTCGGCACCAGTACAATCTTTTAATGTACCAGAGCCTTTTCGTATGTTCAACGTGGAGTTACATTTCGACCATCCTTATTGGGCGGTGATCAAATGTGATATGGATGGACCCCGATTTGATAATACTCACCCGGATGTGAACGACTACCTCCGTTCTTATCAGAGAAGCATTGAGGAACTTGAAAAGCTAGTGGCTGCATTCAAGGCAGTTGCCTTTCCGGGTGCACCAGAGCAGTCCAGCGGATCTAGTACGGCACAGCAGGTAAATAAAACTATAGCACCCCCTGCTGATGCCATCGAGGAAATCAAAAAATACAAGGCGCTCATGGAAGACGGCATCATTTCCCAGCAGGAATTTGACGCCAAGAAACGGCAGTTGCTTGGCATTTGA
- a CDS encoding DUF4428 domain-containing protein: protein MGLFSKKPPCPICGGKISWFLPSKIEGEYICDTCYGKIDVESDKANN, encoded by the coding sequence ATGGGCTTATTTTCTAAAAAACCCCCTTGCCCCATCTGCGGCGGTAAGATTTCATGGTTTTTGCCATCGAAAATCGAGGGCGAATACATCTGTGACACTTGTTACGGCAAAATTGATGTAGAGAGTGACAAGGCAAACAACTGA
- a CDS encoding HNH endonuclease, with the protein MNWLISANGSIYRHSDAFEKMGYVDWRQTANYEVGDIIYIYSTRPLSKIEFKCIVEKIDIQFKDITDDKEFWINEDEYYKWKKRLYSRIRLIERTAGGNLTLNKLKENGLKAAPQGPIKLKDDILSYIEKYFHKDLTDITFPDEIPNEEGLYEGVGVSVKVSRYERSSIARKKCIEYHGSDCIVCGFSFGKVYGDFAEGFIHVHHVTPLSEINAEYKVDYKNDLIPVCPNCHAMLHKKKGSEYLSIEQLKEIIKRK; encoded by the coding sequence ATGAATTGGTTAATTTCGGCTAATGGTTCAATTTATAGGCATTCAGATGCATTTGAAAAGATGGGATATGTTGATTGGAGGCAAACTGCAAACTATGAAGTAGGGGATATTATCTACATATACTCTACTAGACCTCTAAGTAAAATTGAGTTTAAGTGCATTGTGGAGAAAATAGATATTCAATTTAAAGATATTACAGATGATAAAGAGTTTTGGATTAATGAAGATGAATATTATAAATGGAAAAAACGACTTTATAGTAGAATTAGGTTAATAGAAAGAACTGCAGGGGGAAATTTAACGCTAAATAAACTCAAAGAAAATGGGTTAAAGGCTGCACCTCAAGGACCGATAAAATTGAAAGATGATATTCTAAGTTACATAGAAAAATATTTTCATAAAGATTTAACAGATATAACCTTTCCTGATGAAATTCCAAATGAAGAAGGTTTATATGAAGGTGTAGGGGTGAGTGTTAAAGTTAGTAGATATGAAAGAAGTAGTATAGCTAGAAAAAAGTGCATTGAATATCATGGAAGCGATTGCATAGTGTGTGGTTTTAGTTTTGGGAAAGTGTATGGTGATTTTGCTGAAGGTTTTATACATGTTCATCATGTCACGCCGTTATCTGAAATTAATGCTGAATATAAAGTAGATTATAAAAATGATTTAATTCCTGTATGTCCCAATTGTCATGCAATGTTACATAAGAAAAAAGGGTCGGAATATTTAAGTATAGAGCAGTTGAAAGAAATTATTAAAAGAAAATAG
- a CDS encoding virulence RhuM family protein, which translates to MNSEILMYQTEDGLTKIETTFDKDTVWLSIDQMAELFQRDKSTISRHIKNVFNEGELVRNSVVANYATTAADGKTYNVDYYNLDVIISVGYRVKSLRGTQFRIWAINILKEYMKKGFAMNDDLLKNNGGGIYFDELLERIRDIRSSEKVFWRKVLDIYSTSVDYDPRAETSMLFFKTVQNKMHWAAHGQTAAEKIFYSVDAEKPYMGMLSFQGERPKQADAMVAKNYCNKEELSALNSVVSAYLEFAEMQARRRIPMYMSDWIETLDGFLKLSKYEILTHAGKISAKTAELKAKEEYKKYKKLHIDDISKAEKDYTRALEDMEMKLLSEEKEN; encoded by the coding sequence ATGAATTCTGAAATTCTAATGTACCAAACCGAGGATGGTTTGACTAAAATAGAAACTACTTTTGATAAAGATACTGTTTGGCTTTCCATTGACCAAATGGCAGAACTTTTTCAACGTGATAAATCTACAATTTCTCGTCATATCAAGAACGTATTTAATGAAGGAGAGTTGGTGAGAAATTCAGTTGTTGCAAATTATGCAACAACTGCTGCTGATGGAAAAACATATAATGTAGACTACTATAACTTAGATGTAATTATTTCTGTAGGTTATCGTGTGAAATCATTACGAGGAACTCAATTTAGAATTTGGGCAATCAATATCTTAAAAGAGTACATGAAAAAAGGCTTTGCTATGAATGATGATCTTTTAAAAAACAATGGAGGCGGAATTTATTTTGATGAATTATTAGAACGCATTCGTGATATACGTTCATCTGAGAAGGTTTTTTGGAGAAAAGTGCTTGATATTTACTCAACAAGCGTCGACTATGATCCGAGAGCTGAAACATCAATGCTGTTTTTTAAGACTGTACAGAATAAAATGCATTGGGCGGCACATGGACAAACTGCAGCTGAAAAGATTTTTTACTCCGTAGATGCCGAAAAGCCATATATGGGTATGTTGAGTTTTCAGGGAGAAAGACCTAAGCAGGCTGATGCAATGGTAGCAAAAAATTATTGTAATAAAGAGGAATTATCTGCATTAAATAGTGTTGTTTCTGCTTATCTTGAGTTTGCGGAAATGCAGGCACGGAGAAGAATTCCGATGTATATGTCCGACTGGATTGAAACATTGGATGGATTCTTGAAATTATCTAAATATGAGATTCTTACCCATGCAGGAAAAATTAGTGCAAAGACAGCTGAACTAAAGGCTAAAGAAGAATATAAAAAATATAAAAAATTACATATAGATGATATTTCTAAGGCGGAGAAAGATTATACTAGGGCTTTAGAAGATATGGAAATGAAATTGTTGAGTGAAGAAAAAGAAAATTAG
- a CDS encoding S-layer homology domain-containing protein has translation MKKILSMFLALCMVLTMVPVSAMAEETHTTIGGGGEIISFAPLEETEKVVSLGTSIEDLELPETLTAVVRTASITDSSASEEIEIDIPVIWTSPEYDKETEGIYVFSPIIEGYTVSAELPQITVTVGQLAVEVEGSKAVMLAEENVNIEEIKITDANASKIQKLFDDKGSGIAEVTDNNGTIKIKLLKNITGIIIIYTSNSNYILDANEKTLSGGGQPEAIQIANSCSGSTLELVGNGIYKKGGNNSLYISDGNTLIIKSATIYGNIFNYNIIRFEREEGSDYFTVKNNGIDLFEEKNKTTQTTYWIYVTGTGLVVAQHGLDLAGTAIISNESPRIGEVLNGSLVGNNNTGTLSYVWKAAGTIVGTEPSYTVTESDLGKPITLEISSSVETGTITSTATAEVLKKVAPSAPEAPTLVSKTHNNVTLTANASYEFSKDGTTWQTDNVFSSLTESTTYTFYQRVAETSDTEKSASSTGLSVTTSLAPAGALTGTAIISNESPRIGEVLNGSLVGGNNTGTLSYVWKVAGAQVGTEPSYTVTESDLGKTITLEISSSVETGTITSTATAKVLKKVAPSAPEAPTLVSKTHNNVTLTANASYEFSKDGTTWQTDNVFSSLTESTTYTFYQRVAETSDTESSVSSTGLSVKTNSNGGGSGSSGGSSSNDNSSSVIVTLPTPDKPNSPIQGEIKVPGTVDSKGNVMVSITDKTVTDAFDKALADAKKNGTERNGITVVLRVDTGIKAGSSVTVNLPKNVQDTIIAKKIVNTIVVVDNPNIRVGMDLATVREINSQAKSDMNITANRVDSGKLTGEAKRAIGSRPVFDLKVNYGNDKQVQNFGAGSVSVTIPYTLGANEKARNVQAVYVDENGKVHWLVNSVYDSVEKVLRFSTDHFSTYGIGYKQADTVFTDIANHWAKDDIEFVVSRGLFSGTSATIFSPNTAMTRGMFVTVLGRLANADVSGYKKSNFTDVKSDAYYMGYIEWARKNSIINGTGNGTFAPDQSITREQMAVIIQNYAKVIGFTMPKVYGENTFADSTKISVYAKDAVKQIQMAGVISGKHGNLFDPQGTATRAEVSAVMGRLVELVISSDTMQGVTADVPKNLKYTTYTVQKGDSFWLIAHTLGCTLTELERLNNKSRFALIHQGDMLRVPEK, from the coding sequence ATGAAAAAAATACTAAGTATGTTTCTTGCGCTGTGCATGGTACTTACCATGGTGCCGGTTTCGGCAATGGCGGAAGAAACACATACGACCATTGGCGGGGGTGGAGAAATTATCAGCTTTGCACCGCTAGAGGAAACAGAAAAAGTGGTATCCCTTGGCACATCCATAGAGGATTTAGAGCTGCCAGAAACACTGACAGCCGTGGTGCGGACAGCTTCAATAACTGATAGCAGCGCATCGGAGGAAATCGAAATCGACATTCCGGTGATATGGACTTCTCCGGAATATGACAAGGAAACTGAGGGTATTTATGTATTTTCACCAATAATTGAGGGCTACACAGTTAGTGCTGAACTGCCACAGATTACTGTGACGGTAGGGCAACTTGCAGTTGAAGTAGAGGGAAGCAAAGCTGTAATGTTAGCAGAAGAGAACGTAAACATTGAGGAAATTAAAATTACAGATGCTAATGCAAGCAAAATACAAAAATTATTTGACGATAAAGGTTCAGGGATTGCTGAGGTGACAGATAATAATGGTACAATTAAAATTAAGCTACTAAAAAACATCACTGGGATTATAATAATTTATACTTCAAATAGTAACTATATTTTGGATGCTAATGAAAAGACCCTCTCAGGTGGAGGACAACCCGAAGCAATCCAAATAGCAAATTCTTGTAGTGGAAGTACTTTGGAGCTAGTTGGAAACGGTATTTATAAAAAAGGAGGTAATAATTCATTATACATTTCCGATGGTAATACGCTCATTATAAAGAGTGCTACAATTTACGGTAATATTTTCAATTATAATATTATTCGATTTGAGCGTGAAGAGGGATCTGATTATTTTACTGTAAAAAATAATGGTATTGATTTATTTGAAGAAAAAAACAAGACGACACAAACAACATATTGGATATACGTCACTGGTACAGGACTTGTGGTTGCTCAGCATGGTTTGGATCTCGCTGGTACAGCAATAATAAGCAATGAATCACCAAGAATTGGCGAAGTACTGAACGGTTCACTTGTTGGTAACAACAACACCGGTACGCTAAGCTATGTATGGAAAGCAGCTGGAACGATTGTTGGCACAGAACCAAGCTATACAGTAACAGAATCAGACCTAGGAAAGCCAATAACCCTAGAGATCAGCTCAAGCGTAGAAACCGGCACAATCACAAGTACGGCAACAGCGGAAGTGTTAAAAAAAGTAGCTCCGTCTGCCCCAGAAGCTCCTACGCTAGTTTCAAAGACACATAACAACGTAACGCTTACAGCAAATGCATCTTACGAGTTCTCAAAAGACGGTACGACGTGGCAAACAGACAATGTGTTTAGCAGTCTGACTGAAAGCACAACGTATACGTTCTACCAGCGAGTGGCTGAAACAAGCGACACGGAAAAATCTGCGTCAAGCACAGGATTAAGTGTGACGACCAGCCTCGCTCCGGCAGGCGCTCTAACAGGCACAGCAATAATAAGCAATGAATCACCAAGAATTGGCGAAGTACTGAACGGTTCACTTGTTGGGGGTAACAACACAGGTACTCTAAGCTATGTATGGAAAGTAGCTGGAGCACAAGTCGGCACAGAACCAAGCTATACAGTAACAGAATCAGACCTAGGAAAGACGATAACACTAGAGATCAGCTCAAGCGTAGAAACAGGCACAATCACAAGTACGGCAACAGCGAAAGTGTTAAAAAAAGTAGCTCCGTCTGCCCCAGAAGCTCCTACGCTAGTTTCAAAGACACATAACAACGTAACGCTTACAGCAAATGCATCTTACGAGTTCTCAAAAGACGGTACGACGTGGCAAACAGACAATGTGTTTAGCAGTCTGACTGAAAGCACAACGTATACGTTCTACCAGCGAGTGGCTGAAACAAGCGACACGGAAAGTTCGGTGTCAAGTACGGGATTAAGTGTGAAGACAAACTCAAACGGTGGCGGCTCCGGAAGCAGCGGCGGAAGCTCCTCGAATGACAACAGTAGTTCTGTCATCGTTACACTACCTACACCAGATAAACCTAATTCTCCTATACAGGGGGAAATTAAGGTTCCAGGCACAGTGGACAGCAAGGGTAATGTAATGGTGAGCATCACTGACAAAACCGTGACAGATGCTTTTGATAAGGCACTGGCGGACGCCAAGAAAAATGGAACTGAGCGAAATGGCATCACGGTGGTTCTCCGTGTAGACACCGGCATCAAGGCCGGCTCTAGTGTAACGGTCAATCTGCCAAAGAACGTGCAAGATACCATCATCGCAAAGAAAATCGTCAACACCATTGTGGTGGTGGATAATCCTAACATCAGAGTCGGCATGGATTTGGCGACCGTTCGGGAAATCAACAGTCAAGCAAAGTCTGATATGAATATCACTGCTAACCGCGTAGACAGTGGTAAGCTAACCGGGGAAGCAAAAAGAGCCATTGGTAGCCGCCCGGTATTCGACCTTAAGGTGAACTACGGCAACGACAAACAGGTACAGAACTTTGGTGCAGGCAGCGTATCGGTAACTATCCCGTACACCCTAGGCGCAAACGAAAAGGCCAGGAATGTGCAGGCTGTTTATGTGGACGAAAATGGCAAGGTACACTGGCTCGTAAACTCAGTCTATGATAGTGTGGAAAAAGTCCTGCGTTTCAGCACCGATCATTTTTCCACCTACGGCATCGGCTATAAACAGGCCGACACCGTATTCACGGACATTGCAAACCACTGGGCAAAGGATGATATTGAGTTTGTGGTAAGCCGTGGATTGTTCAGCGGCACTTCCGCTACCATTTTCAGTCCGAATACTGCCATGACAAGAGGAATGTTTGTCACGGTGCTAGGACGACTAGCAAATGCCGATGTGAGTGGCTACAAAAAGAGTAATTTCACCGATGTGAAAAGCGATGCTTACTACATGGGCTACATTGAATGGGCGAGAAAAAACAGCATCATAAACGGCACCGGCAATGGAACATTTGCCCCGGATCAGTCTATTACCCGTGAGCAGATGGCAGTTATTATACAGAACTATGCTAAAGTCATTGGTTTCACAATGCCGAAAGTCTATGGGGAAAACACCTTTGCGGACAGCACTAAAATCAGTGTCTACGCCAAGGATGCCGTTAAGCAGATACAGATGGCAGGCGTAATCAGTGGAAAGCACGGAAATCTTTTCGACCCGCAAGGTACAGCCACACGTGCCGAGGTCTCGGCAGTGATGGGACGTTTAGTAGAACTGGTGATCTCTAGCGATACCATGCAGGGCGTGACGGCGGATGTACCGAAAAACTTGAAGTACACGACCTATACCGTGCAAAAGGGTGATAGCTTCTGGCTCATTGCACACACACTGGGATGCACCTTGACTGAGTTGGAACGGCTGAACAACAAAAGCAGGTTCGCTCTAATCCATCAGGGTGATATGCTTCGGGTTCCGGAGAAGTAA
- a CDS encoding Nif3-like dinuclear metal center hexameric protein encodes MAKCKEGVRMASRVKDVIKQFEQLAPKEYAEKWDNVGLMLGSIDSNVQKILVTLDVTLHVVNEAIEKGIDLIIAHHNPMFNPLANITLDNPQGKLITKLIKSEINLYCAHTNLDSCPGGVNDILADLLELTDVKVLDKSSQVNTFDQNVGLGRVGILPQETSLLEFIKQVKAALNIDSLRYVGNLDTKIKKVSLCGGSAASLINDAINIGADVFLTGDLKFHEAQDAENLGICLIDAGHFATEVPVVKKVAAYLQNSFSELEIIESKINTEPFKFI; translated from the coding sequence ATGGCAAAATGTAAAGAGGGTGTTAGGATGGCCAGCAGAGTTAAAGATGTAATTAAACAATTTGAACAATTAGCACCAAAAGAATATGCAGAAAAATGGGATAATGTAGGACTTATGTTAGGTAGCATAGACTCTAATGTGCAAAAAATTTTGGTCACATTAGATGTGACTCTCCATGTCGTAAATGAAGCAATAGAAAAAGGCATTGATTTAATCATAGCCCATCATAATCCGATGTTTAATCCTTTAGCTAATATTACTCTCGACAATCCGCAAGGGAAATTAATTACAAAGTTAATTAAATCTGAAATTAACTTATACTGTGCACATACTAATTTAGATTCATGCCCAGGGGGAGTTAATGATATCTTAGCTGATCTCTTAGAACTGACAGATGTAAAAGTCTTAGATAAAAGTAGCCAAGTAAATACATTTGACCAAAATGTAGGCTTAGGTAGAGTAGGAATATTACCGCAAGAAACTAGCCTTTTAGAATTTATCAAACAAGTCAAGGCTGCTTTAAACATTGATAGTTTAAGATATGTAGGAAATTTAGATACTAAAATTAAAAAGGTATCTTTATGTGGAGGTAGTGCGGCAAGCTTAATAAACGATGCCATTAATATAGGTGCAGATGTCTTCTTAACAGGAGACCTTAAATTTCATGAAGCCCAAGATGCAGAAAATTTAGGAATATGTTTAATTGATGCTGGGCATTTTGCAACCGAAGTACCAGTAGTGAAAAAAGTAGCAGCATATCTGCAAAATAGTTTTTCAGAACTTGAAATTATTGAATCAAAAATTAATACAGAGCCATTTAAGTTTATTTAA
- a CDS encoding tRNA (adenine(22)-N(1))-methyltransferase has protein sequence MIKLSKRLEEIVKLIPKGNTVADIGTDHALIACYIAKENISPKVIAADLNEGPLKFAQEQVKAYLVEDKVTARLGDGLSVLSPGEVDTVIIAGMGGSTMRTILEEKPEVVKSLKHMILQPHVGAEALRRWASENGWKIVEEQLVEEEGFYYEIMSLEQGKMEIDDDILYFLGPKLVETKHPLLIPSLDSLLESEKGILSQLANSTNIKAKERADNIKNKWQNVKRVLGWPAELKM, from the coding sequence ATGATTAAATTATCTAAACGTTTAGAGGAAATAGTAAAGTTAATTCCTAAGGGAAATACGGTGGCAGACATCGGGACAGACCATGCCTTAATCGCTTGTTATATAGCCAAAGAGAATATCTCACCTAAGGTAATTGCTGCTGACTTAAATGAAGGACCTTTAAAATTTGCGCAGGAGCAAGTAAAAGCATACCTTGTAGAAGATAAGGTTACAGCAAGATTAGGTGATGGACTAAGCGTCTTAAGCCCCGGTGAAGTAGATACAGTAATCATTGCAGGTATGGGCGGATCCACAATGAGAACAATTTTAGAAGAAAAACCAGAAGTAGTTAAAAGCTTAAAACATATGATTTTACAGCCTCATGTGGGTGCAGAAGCACTACGCAGATGGGCATCAGAAAATGGCTGGAAGATAGTGGAAGAACAATTAGTAGAAGAAGAAGGATTTTATTATGAAATAATGTCTTTAGAACAAGGTAAAATGGAAATAGATGATGATATTTTATACTTTTTAGGACCAAAATTAGTCGAAACAAAGCATCCTTTATTAATACCATCATTAGATAGCTTGCTTGAAAGTGAGAAGGGAATATTAAGTCAATTAGCAAATAGTACTAATATAAAGGCTAAAGAGAGAGCAGATAATATAAAAAATAAATGGCAAAATGTAAAGAGGGTGTTAGGATGGCCAGCAGAGTTAAAGATGTAA
- a CDS encoding zinc ribbon domain-containing protein, producing the protein MKTKMLWDLQQKEQELTRVKKELKQEDLVNVLTEMKNKIAPLKENYEHNKDELREKEGVIQNKEKNLQDLLNNKNIKENKLYDGSCNEARELEVMQENVETNKQEIKEVEEEILNYMENLENEKKGMRKDGKQLKTLIKDYQENLEQFRENKEKFNLRKVELEEEIEKLSREIGPELLEKYRQIQKDYDNRGIAKINNGACSGCRIGISILHLREVNSQDTVHYCENCRRILVLDV; encoded by the coding sequence ATGAAAACAAAAATGCTGTGGGATTTACAACAAAAAGAACAAGAACTAACGCGGGTAAAAAAAGAATTAAAACAAGAAGATTTAGTAAATGTTTTAACAGAAATGAAAAATAAAATTGCTCCCCTTAAAGAAAATTACGAACATAACAAAGATGAACTAAGAGAAAAAGAAGGAGTCATCCAAAATAAAGAAAAAAATCTCCAGGATTTATTAAATAATAAAAATATTAAAGAAAACAAACTTTATGACGGCAGCTGTAATGAAGCCCGTGAGTTAGAAGTAATGCAGGAAAATGTTGAAACAAATAAACAAGAAATAAAAGAGGTAGAAGAAGAAATTTTAAATTACATGGAAAATCTAGAAAATGAAAAAAAAGGAATGCGTAAAGATGGAAAGCAATTAAAGACATTAATTAAAGATTACCAAGAAAATCTAGAACAATTTAGAGAAAATAAAGAAAAATTTAATTTAAGAAAAGTAGAATTAGAAGAAGAAATAGAAAAATTAAGCAGGGAAATTGGCCCAGAGCTATTAGAAAAATATAGACAAATTCAAAAGGACTATGATAATCGAGGAATTGCAAAAATAAATAATGGCGCCTGCTCAGGATGTAGAATAGGGATATCCATATTGCATTTAAGAGAAGTTAATAGTCAAGACACCGTACACTATTGTGAAAATTGTCGGCGCATCCTTGTTTTAGATGTATAG